From a region of the Paenibacillus lutimineralis genome:
- a CDS encoding GntR family transcriptional regulator, giving the protein MKFPSSWLKGSSLGESIASELRLHIISGDIKPGTVLSENRIAADYGASRSPVREALKTLSSEGLITLQRMGAVVNGLQVEDYEELYDVRYLIESFAWKRLASSNSAELITQLRQIIDKMDLAGKHHDVVEFAYQDLTFHETIIKAANHTRIWHLWMSIRQIVMTVMLITTKQILSQDDYRINYVVNKHRKLLAGLESKDPHIIARNVEEYFEDSVQTLHTSIPE; this is encoded by the coding sequence ATGAAGTTTCCCTCAAGTTGGTTAAAGGGCAGTTCACTTGGCGAATCTATCGCCAGTGAGCTGCGCCTACATATTATAAGCGGAGACATTAAACCGGGTACGGTACTATCCGAGAATCGGATCGCTGCAGATTATGGCGCCAGCCGCTCACCTGTGCGCGAAGCCTTGAAAACGCTGTCTAGTGAAGGACTAATCACCCTGCAAAGAATGGGCGCGGTCGTGAACGGGCTTCAAGTAGAAGACTATGAAGAGCTGTATGACGTCAGGTACTTAATTGAGAGCTTTGCCTGGAAACGGCTGGCCAGCAGCAATTCTGCGGAATTAATCACTCAACTGCGGCAGATTATCGACAAAATGGATTTGGCCGGTAAACATCATGATGTTGTAGAGTTTGCCTACCAGGACCTAACCTTCCATGAGACGATCATTAAGGCAGCGAATCATACCCGGATCTGGCATCTATGGATGAGTATTCGGCAGATTGTGATGACCGTAATGCTGATCACGACCAAGCAAATTCTGTCCCAGGATGACTACAGGATTAATTACGTCGTCAATAAGCATCGCAAATTATTAGCTGGGCTGGAATCCAAAGATCCACATATCATCGCTCGCAATGTTGAAGAATACTTCGAAGATTCCGTTCAAACCTTGCATACAAGTATTCCGGAATAA